GCGATGAAGTCGAAGACCGGCAGCGAGAGGACCCAGAGGACGGGCGGGAAGAGGAACATCAGCCCCAGGCCGGGCCCGTCGGTCAGCGGGTAGAGCAGGCACTCGCCCAGGCTCGGGGTCGTCCGCGCGTGCCGCCATCGCTGCAGGGAGTAGGCGTCGTCGAGGCTCGACTGCCGCACCACCCGCAGCGCGTCGCCCGCGTCGGCGTCATACCAGCGTTTCGGTCGCGACATACCCGGTTCAGCTCCGCAAGGCGCGGCGGGACGGGCCGCGACGGCCAGAGACGAGGATCGAGCGAATGCCCGACGTGCACGAAAGGCCGGGGCCCCGTCGTTGCGCATCCCAACGCAAATCCGGGGCCGACGCCGACCGAGAGGGTCCGACGCGACGGGTCGCGGTCGACGCTGAAATTATTCGGAAATGCGGCGGCGAAAGCTAGACGGCAGGTCCGAGATCTTGCGATCGGGGCGGGTCAGCTCTTCTTGCGGGCCTTGCCGGCGGACATCTGGTCGAGGACCTCGCGGACCTCCAGGGCCTGGCCGGGGTCGAGCGGGTGCGACTTGAGGAGGTGCAGGACGAGGAGCCCGGGCTCCCCCTCGTAGAGCTTGTCGACCAGGCTGCTGACGCGGCGCTGGCGGACTTCCTGGGAGCTGATGGTGGGGCGGTAGACGAACGCCAG
The DNA window shown above is from Paludisphaera mucosa and carries:
- a CDS encoding BlaI/MecI/CopY family transcriptional regulator, which gives rise to MAKRPPTIPDSELDVLKVLWERGQATVRESLETLKAAGRQWSYATVATLLDRLETKGLVESDRKELAFVYRPTISSQEVRQRRVSSLVDKLYEGEPGLLVLHLLKSHPLDPGQALEVREVLDQMSAGKARKKS